A segment of the Fibrobacter sp. UWEL genome:
CGTCAAGGAGTTTTACATACAAGAAATGTAAAGCTTTCAAAATTCTGTATCTACATAAATCTTACAGAAAAATATTCTGCAAGAAGTCAAGATTTTTTTCCACCTCAGCGTCCCTTCGGCAATAAGGTTGGTGAGCTCGCCGAACCACTGGCACGGCTTTTGCACTAATGGAGTATGAACTGTGTGGAAACAGAAAATTCGTTTTTAAAGTCCCTTTCGGCATTGTCGAGGGAGGAGTTTGAGCACCGTTGCAGGCGCTTGCATAATGTTCTGGACGAGAACGATCTTTCGTCCAGTTCCAGCAGCTGCCACAAGGGCACGGACCCCATCCCCCTGGTAATTTCGCCTGAGGACTGGAGCCGCCTGGAAGCAGGAGTGGCTCAGAGGGCAAGGCTTTTCAACGCCTTGGCAGAAGACATTTATGGCGATCAAAAGCTGTGGAAAGAGGGCAAGTTGCCCGCCGCCCTTTTGTTCGCGAACCCGGACTTCATGCAAGTGGCCTGGAAGGTAAAACCTGCAGGCGGCATATTCGTGAATTTATCCTCTACGGATGTGGCCCGGCTGGAAGACGGCTCCTTTGTAGCCATCGCAGACCACTTGCAAGTACCGGAAGGTTTAGGCCGCGCCTTGGAAAACCGCATTGGGGTCAGCCGCGCATTCCCGGAACTTTTCCGCAGTATGCGTACGGAACGCCTGGCAGGGTTCTTCAAGAAGTTGCTGGATGGCCTTAACGCCATGCATGAGGATATTAACGCCAAGGGCGCTCATGGCGACAGCGGAAAGGTCGTCTTGCTGGCCCCGGGACCTGAAAATCCCCGTCGAGGCGAAGACGCCATGTTGGCCCGCTACCTAGGGATCCCGTTGGTAGAAAACGACGACCTGGCAGTGCGTAATCTGCAGGTCTACATGAAGACTCTCATGGGTCTGAAGAAGATTGGAACCATCTTCCGTCGGGTGGAAGACGGCATGTGCGACCCGCTGGAACTTCGCATCGATAGCGGAGAAGGGGCAGTAGGCCTCATCAGCACGGTGCGAGCAGGAAACGTAGCCATCGGAAACTTCCTGGGCACAGGCGTCCTGGAGACGCCTATGTTCAAGCCGTTCCTGCCGGAAATTTGTCGCGAGCTTCTTGGCGAAGAATTGCTCCTGCCCGATGTGGAAACCATCTGGATGGGCAACGCAGCTGAAGCAGAACGAGTTTTGGCAGAGCCTGAAAAGTGGATTTTTAAGAAGGCCTTCAGGGACGCGGGTAGTTTGAAGGAACAGGAAGTCAAGGCATATGCTTCCATGACTACCACGGCTCAGCTGGCCTTGCTACAGACCATCGAAAACAGCCCTGAACAATGGGTTGCGGAAAAGTCTGTGGAAGTGGCAACCGTTTCCGCCTATCGCGGAGGCTCCAGCAGCAATGGCGCCGCAGATTTTGAACCGGCAATTTCACTGATGCGTCTGTTCGCCGTGAACACCGCGAAGGAAACCTCGGTGATGCCTGGTGGACTGGGAATTTTCCAGTTCATCGATAAGAACTTGGCACAAAGTGCCGCAGCAAGTATTTCAAAGGCCCACATCCTTGAAAGCGATGTTGGAGAAAAGGACATCTGGGTGCTTTCTGAAAGACCTGTTGCCCACTTCTCTCTCCTGGCCCCGGCCGACCAGGCTATAACACCTTCTCGAGCGGGCGGTGATTTGCCCAGCCGCGCTGCTGAGAACTTGTTCCGCCTCGGCCGGGACCTGTCCGCTTCCAACATGATGGCTCGTATTGCAAGAGGAATCGCAGTACGACTGTCTGATGAATCCTGGACGGAAATGCCGGAATTGCCTTGGATCTTGAAGGCTGGACTTTCTGACGAATCTCTGGCCCGCATGGCCCAGGATCCGGAAAACGCATTACGTTACTTCGTCCTAAGAAAGGACAACAAGAACGGAATGCAATGTGCATTAGCGGAAATTCACGATCTCGCAGTGCAGATTCGAGATCGCATTTCCGAAGACTTGTGGTTGTACCTGAACGGGTTCGGCGTTGCAGAAATGCCGGCGGGGGCAGGTGCCGCAGCGCTTTTGCCTTACTTAAAGGCAGTCTTATCAGATAGCGCTGCTGTGGCCGGCCTCGCTGCGGACTCCATGACTCGCGGCCATGAGTGGCGCTTTCTAGAACTTGGTCGACAGATCGAGTGCGCCACTCGCACCTTGCAGCTGATTAAAAACCTGCTGTCTACGGCCCCCGCCGATGAAACGACGAACCTACGTTTGCTGCAGGCAGTGCTTGAAATTGGTGACGGCCTCATGACTTACCACCGTCGCTATGGCGGCCGCCTGCAGGTAGTGCCGGTTTTGGATTTGCTTCTGTCCGACGAATCCAACCCGCGAAGCGTTGCCTATCAGGTGGCAAAGCTCCGTGAAGCTACAGCCCACCTGCCGGGAAACGATCAAGGTGAAGCCACCTTCTCGCCGCTGGACCGTGAACTTATGCGAATACTCACGGACCTGCGCCTGGCCAACATGGAAAAGCTTGCTGAAACTGTAGGCTACAACAGGGAGAACTTAACAAAGCTAGTAGACGAACAACTTGAAGCCATTGAACGAGTCGGTGAAATCATCAGCAGACTCTATCTGAGCCACGCCCCCCGCGCAGGCATTTTCCACGCCACCACTACCGAAGTGTCGGAGGTTTAAAAATGCCTATCTATCAGATCGATCACGAAACTGTTTATGATTATTGCGAGCCTGTTCTCTATAGTAACCACTTGGCTCACATGCTTCCGCGAATTGTCGGTCGACAGAACTGGATTAGCCACACCATCGAAGTGGAACCCAATCCAACTGTAAAGCAGGAACGACTGGACATTTTCGGAAACCGCGTCCTAGCCTTTAGTATTGAACAGGAACATACACACTTTAGATTCAAGACTACCGGTATTGTTGATGTCCGCGGAGAGGAACCTCCCAAGGAAGGAGCAACAATGCCCTGGGAAGAAGTGGCAAAACTTCTGGAACGTCCCAACGATGCCGAAACATTGGACGCCTCCATGTACGCCTACGCCTCCCCCTTCGCAGGTTATGACGAATCTGTCAGGAACTATGCGCTGGAAAGTTTTGAACCGGGCCGCCCCATTTTTGATGCCGCCAAGGAATTGATGACTCGCGTCTATACGGATTGCAAGTACACTCCCGGCGCCACCAGGATTGGAGCCCAGCCTCAAGAAATTCTTCGAGGCCGCAAAGGCGTCTGCCAGGATTTCGCACACTTGATGATTGGTTGCTTAAGGTCTCTGAAATTGCCTTGCCGCTACGTCAGTGGATACCTGCGGACTCATCCGCCTGAAGGTCAGCCAAAGCTGGTGGGTGCCGATGCCACGCATGCTTGGGCAAGCACCTACATTCCCGGCTACGGTTGGGTGGAACTGGATCCCACCAACAACGTGCTGGGCGGCGAGGAACACATCATCCTTGCCTGGGGAAGAGACTTTGGTGATGTAAGCCCCCTGAAGGGAGTCATTACCGGCGGCGGCGACCACACGCTGAAAGTGGGCGTGAACGTTGATTTGAAATGAACGATGAACAATTAACAATGAATAATGAATGAAGGTTAGTTGAGTCACAACATTCTTATCAAGAGTCATTCTGAGCGGAATCGCGAAGCGATGAAGTCGAAGAATCTAAAAAGAATTAAAAACAAAGGCTGAATAGAAAGAACAAAACAAACAACGCTAGATCCTCGCCTTCGCGAGGATGACATAGTACGGAAAAACACACAAGGAAAAACAGAACATGAAATTTGGAAACTACAATACCGAAGGCTTCTACGACGAGCTTTGCCTTCCTGATGGGACTCCCCGCCCGGCGGCAGAGCCGTTGATTACCAGAATCAACGAACTTCCCGAAGGTGAATTGCAGCGTCGCCAGACGGTTGCAGAATCCGCTTTCTACGACAATGGCATCACCTTCGCCGTCTATGGAAACAAGGAAGGTAAGGACAAGATTATCCCCTTCGATGTCATTCCCCGTATCGTCAGTGCCGCCGACTGGAAGCATCTGGAAGCAGGCCTCAAGCAGCGTACCGAAGCATTGAACTGCTTCTTGACAGACATCTACAACGACCGCAAGATTTTACGGGACAAGGTTGTTCCTGAAAGTCTCATCAACACCTGCACCGCTTACCGCCCCCAGATGGAAGGCTTTGTGCCGCCCAAGGGAATCTGGGCACACATTACCGGTACCGATCTTGTACGCGATACCGACGGCACCTTCTATGTGCTGGAAGACAACATGCGTTGTCCCAGTGGTATTTCCTACGTGCTGCAGAACCGCCAGATTTTAAAGCGCACCTTCCCTCAGGTTTTCAGCCACTGCTCCATCCGCCCGGTGGATGAGTACTGCACTCGTCTCCGCAAGGCTCTGGAATACTTGGCAGAAGGCGTCGAAAATCCCAGAGTGGTGGTGCTTACTCCGGGCATCTACAACTCCGCCTACTACGAACATTCCTATCTGGCACAGCAGATGGGCGTAGACTTGGTCACCGGCGACGACTTGGTAGTGCAAGACAAGAAGGTCTTTGCACGTACTACCCGCGGCCTCAAGCAGGTTCACGTAATCTACCGTCGCGTGGATGATGAATTCCTGGATCCTCAGGTGTTCCGCCCGGATTCTTGCTTGGGTGTACCCGGTTTGATCGAAGCCTACAAGGCTGGAAACGTGGCTCTCGCCAACGCCCCTGGCTGCGGTGTGGCCGACGACAAGGCTATCTACACTTTCGTTCCTCAGATCATCAAGTACTACCTGGGCGAAGAAGCCATCATTCCTAATGTACCCACCTTCGTTTGCGAAAACCCCAAGCACATGCAGCACGTCATCGACCATATTGAAAACATGGTGGTGAAGGCAGCCAGCGAATCCGGTGGCTACGGCATGCTGGTTGGCCCCAAGTCAACCAAGGAAGAATGTGAAGCCTTCAAGCAGAAGATTATTGCAAACCCCCGTAACTACATCGCTCAGCCCATGATTTCCCTGAGCCGTGTGCCCTGCATTGTGGATGGCGGTTTTGAAGGTCGTCACGTAGATTTACGCCCGTATATTGTACAGGGTAAGGAGACCTACATCCTTCCCGGTGGCCTCACCCGCGTAGCTCTTCGCAAGGGATCCATCGTGGTGAACAGCTCTCAGGGCGGTGGCTGTAAGGATACTTGGGTCATCGCTGAAAACGAGAAGGCTCCAGAACTCGGCCAGGCCAGACAATGGATGGAACAACAACAACAGCAACAATAGGAGAGAATCATGTTAAGTAGAGTTGCAAATTCCATTTATTGGCTTGCCCGCTATATTGAACGTGCAGAAAATGTCGCCCGCGGCATTGACGTGAATCTTCAGCTTCAGCTGGACTTGCCTGGCGAAGAACGTCCCTGGGAACCGGTAATCCAGACCGCCGGCAACGCCGATGAATTCTTCAAGAAGTACGCTCACGTTTCTATCGAGAACGCCTTGATGTTCCTCACCTTCGACAAGGAAAATCCCAGCAGCATCATCTCTTGTGTGGCTGCCGCCCGCGAAAACGCCCGCTGCGTTCGCGAGAGAATTTCCTCCGAATTGTGGCTAGCCATCAACCAGTTTTACCTAAAACTGAACGAACCTGATATGCCCCAGCAGGTATTGGCATCTCCCCACACGTTCTACAGAAGCGTGAAGGAATTCAGCCAGCTTACCGCAGGTATCATTCAGGGCACCATGAATCATGACGTTGCCTGGAATTTTACCCATCTAGGCACGCTGCTGGAACGAGCCGACCAGACTTCCCGAATTCTGGATGTGAAGTACTACATCCTCCTTCCGGATGTGAGCATGGTGGGCATGGCCATGGATACGGTGCAGTGGAACGCGGTTCTTAAGAGCGTGGGCGCATACGAAATGTTCCACCGCCGCAATTCCAACGTAACACCCCATAACGTTGCGGAATTTCTCCTCCTTACGGAAGACTTCCCCCGTTCCCTTCGTTACTGTTTGGAAAAGGCGGAACAAGTTCTCAAGAATATTGCATTCCCCGTAAAGAGCAATGCAGAATCCATCCGTATGTTGGGCAAGCTCCGTTCCGATGTGGCATTCACCACCATTGACGAAATCATCAATGATGGTCTTCACGAACGTATCGAAAAAATTCAGACACGCCTGAACGAGCTGGGTAATCAAATCTGGAAGGATTTCTTCTGCTAGCTCCAAGCGGAATTCATTAATCTGCTGATCCACACAGCAACATAGGGGCGGACTTTTCGGCAGTCTTCCCCTAGGGTCCACGAGGCCCACGGCAGGGATTTGGTAATGCACTTCCCTGCCGTTTCTTATTTCCTATACATCACCACAAAGCTTCTGCCTTCGACGATTTCCTTTACGGTTATATCCTCAAAGCCAGCTTTATTTCCCAGCGCTATCAAGTCCTCGGGTTCAAACTTCTTAAAGCCCTTTTTAGTATAGGAAAGTTTGTCCAGCCATTCCTTGGAATAAACCACGTTATAGAAAGTGGCACCAGGCTTCAGCACTCGACGAATTTCGCTTAAGCCCCATACTGTATCGTTCCAAAAATAAATCGTATTGATGGAGGTGACGGCGGAGAAAAAGTTGTCTTCAAAAGTCAAGTCGCAGCAATCCCCCTCTTGCAAGTAAAGATTGCCATCGCCTGCAGCACAGGCATTTCGCGCTGTCGCCGCTGCAACCATATCTTCGGAAATGTCAATGCCATACATATGGCATTTCTGCTTGCGATAAAGACGCTGCAACAAATAACCGTTACCAAAGCCAACATCAAGAATATTGTCCTCAGCATTCACTTTCACCAGAGCCACCACGTTCTTGTACATGGCTTGGTTAATCACATTCATAATGATCGTGCAAATCCGCCCCACAAACCCGCGAGGATTTCCAAACTGACTACCGATATATTCCGAAAACTTGGACATAGATTTTATTTTGATTGGCGATTAAAAATTACCCTACAAACAGGCACCAGATACAGGAAGCAGGCGCAAAGTACGGCACTGTTGGGAGCCTGCACAGCATTCAGTACAATCACGGTAGCCACAGACCAGGGAACCAATGCGATTACCGTTACAGCAGTATCGTAAAGGTTCAAAGCCTGATTTTTCGCCCCCAGATTTTCGCTCATCTGATTGGTCAAAATGATGGTAAGAGTCTGATTGCAAACTACGCAAGAAGTAATGCAGGCACAAGCCAAAGTAGCAACGAAAGGATTAGTCTTTTGGGACAGCTTTTCGATTTTCGACTTCAACGGATTCAGCAAAGGCGTACCCTTGAAAATGCCGCCGTAACAGCCCGCGATGACCACGATCAAAAACACGTTCACCATGGAAAGCAAACCGCCGCCGTTCACCATTTTCGCAATTTCCGGCACGGAGGTTTTATAGCCGAACACTAATGCCTTCAGCAGTTCCATTACACCTTGGTTTTCAATTACAAGCGCTAGGATAAATGCGGAAATAGAACTCCACAAAAGAACCAGACTGGTTCGTACACGAGCAATGGAAAGGGCAATAATTACCCCCGCAGGAATCAAGGTCCAGAGAGAAAGAGAAAAATCCTTGGCAAAAAGTTCAGCCACATTTGGGACAGCAACAGCATTCGCAGCAGAGGCAGCACCACCTTTCATTCCCGCCACAAAATAAACTACACAGCTCAGCAGGAAAGGCAACCATGTCGTACGCACCATGCCGCGAATGTTCTGATAGATATCCGTCTTGGTTATGCCCGCCGTCAAGAGCGCCATAGAAGAGATGGGCGAAATTCTGTTACCGAAGTATACGCCCGCCAGAACCGCGCCACCAATCCACGCAGAATCCGCAGTGCTATCCATCCCGATGGAACGCCCGATAGTAGCACAAATAACACCCATGGTTGCCGCAGTCCCCAGAGCCGTTCCCGTCAAGAGGGACATGGCGGAATTCAGCACGAAGGTCAACAGAATAAAGCTTGACGGATGAATCAGTTCTACCGCATAACTCACGATTACGGGAATAGTACCTGCAGCTCGCCACATGGAGGTCAAGAGCCCCAGCAGAACAAACAACAGCAGAATGCCGCGGGTCGTCTTGATGCCGTTCCAACACATTTTCAAAGTTTCGCCACAGCCGCGGAATCGCACGCCATAACCAGCAAAAAGCAGCAATCCAAACAGCAACGCATACAGCAAAGGCACGCCCGCAAACAGCGACGCAAAAAGTGCAATGCAGAATGTTAAAAGAATTGCAATTTCCATTTTTCTAAATCCCAAAATTGATGACTTTGTCAACAACCTTATCAAAGGTAGAAAAATCATTTTGTAATCCATTCCAAAACTTTTTACGCAAGTTTTTCACTATATGTAACCCTTTACATTTTATGCATTGCATTTCTGCAGTTTTCTAAAAAAACATGCAGTTTTCTATTGCCAAAAAAGATTCACAGTGCTACTTTATAAAAGTACTTTACAAAGTTTAATTCGAGTCGAGACGCCAGGAAGACTGCAGCCGGCCGCACCCTGCAAGGAGTCCGCTATGGCACAACTTGATCTTAGAATTTCAAGCCTCCGCTCTGCTTATGAAAAGGGCGAAATCACTCCCCGTGAAGTTGTACAAAACCTCCGCGATGCCATCGAAAAGGCTCCCAAGGAAATCTGGATTGCAAAGACCAGCAAGGAACAACTGGAAAAATATTTGACCGCTTTGGAAGACGTTGCCGACCGCGCAAGGAGCGCCGCAGGTTTCAAGATTCCCGCAGACAAGCCCCTATTCGGCATTCCATTCGCCATCAAGGACAACATTGACTGCGAAGGTATGGAAAGCACTTCCGCCTGCCCCGCCTACGCCTACATGCCCAAGAAATCCGCCTTCGTGGTAGAGCGCCTCATTGAAGCTGGCGCCATTCCCATGGGCAAAACCAACATGGACCAGTTCGCCACCGGCCTGGTGGGCGTGCGCTCCCCTTACGGAAGCATCCCTAACCGCTACGCCCCGGAATATGTTTCTGGGGGAAGCAGCAGCGGTTCTGCAGCCGCCTTGGCTTATGGGCTTTGCAGTTTTTCGCTGGGCACAGATACGGCAGGATCCGGCCGCGTCCCCGCCGCCTTCAACAAGCTTGTAGGCGTGAAGCCTACCCGCGGTTTGCTTAGCACCAGCGGAGTGATTCCCGCCTGCCGTAGCCTAGACTGCGTTAGCATTTTTGCATTGGACAATAGCGACGCCCGCTACGTCTTGAACATCGCCGGTGCCGAAGATTCCGAAGACGCCTACTCCCGCGAAGCTCCGTGGAACTCTGCTTCGGACAGCGCAGGCTCCGCAGCCCGCCTCCCCGAAAACTGGACCTTCGGTGTCCCCGAAGAAAGCGAGCTGAACTTCTTTGGAAACGAGGGTTACAAGGCCGCCTTCTACCGCGCCGTGGAAGCTTTTGAAAAAGCAGGCGGCACCAAGGTCACCATCCACTTTACTCCATTCCTAGAAGCAGCGCGCCTGCTTTACGAAGGCCCCTGGGTTTTTGAACGTTACGATGCAGTGGGCAAGTTCATCGAAGAACATCCCGACGAAATCTTCCCCGTCACCAAGGAAATCATTAGCCCCAAAACAACACCCCACCCCTCCGAAGTTTTCGCCGGATTCCACGCCCTGCAAGCCAAGAAGAAAATTGCCGACCTTGAATTTTCAAAGGTGGACGTTTTGCTCACCCCCACCGCAGGCACCATCTACAAGACCGCAGAAGTAAACGCCGACCCCATCAAGCTGAACAGCAACCTGGGCTATTACACCAACTACATGAACCTGCTGGATTATTCCGCCCTGGCCATCCCCGCCGGCATGGCCACCTGCAAGGACTCCAGCACCGACACAGGTTCCATCCAGTTGCCCTTTGGCGTTACCATCGTAGGCCATGCCTTTGACGACTTCAAGCTTTTGGATGTGGCCGAAAAGGTCACCCCCTTCCTTAGCGAAAAGATTCCCCTGGCAGTTTGCGGAGCCCACCTGAAGGGCGAACCCCTACACTATCAATTGCAAACCGCCGACTTCTTGGGTGCCACCGAAACCGCCCCGGAATACAAGATGTACGCCTTCAAGGACGGCAACATTCAAAAGCCAGCCATGATCGCAGGCAACAGCAGTTTCTACGTAGAACTTTACGCCCTCACCCCCGAGGAATTCGGCAAGTTCGCCGCCGCTATTCCTGCCCCCCTGGGAATCGGCAAGATCAAGCTTTCCGACGGTCGCGTGGTCCCCGGATTCATTGGCGACGGCACCATCTCGGTCATGGCCTTTGGCGGTGCCGCTGTCGACATTTCGGAATTCGGAGATTGGCGTAAGTACATCCACAAATAAAATCTAATAGTACAAACCACACAACAAAAAACTGTTCCTCTTCGGAGCAG
Coding sequences within it:
- a CDS encoding Na+/H+ antiporter NhaC family protein codes for the protein MEIAILLTFCIALFASLFAGVPLLYALLFGLLLFAGYGVRFRGCGETLKMCWNGIKTTRGILLLFVLLGLLTSMWRAAGTIPVIVSYAVELIHPSSFILLTFVLNSAMSLLTGTALGTAATMGVICATIGRSIGMDSTADSAWIGGAVLAGVYFGNRISPISSMALLTAGITKTDIYQNIRGMVRTTWLPFLLSCVVYFVAGMKGGAASAANAVAVPNVAELFAKDFSLSLWTLIPAGVIIALSIARVRTSLVLLWSSISAFILALVIENQGVMELLKALVFGYKTSVPEIAKMVNGGGLLSMVNVFLIVVIAGCYGGIFKGTPLLNPLKSKIEKLSQKTNPFVATLACACITSCVVCNQTLTIILTNQMSENLGAKNQALNLYDTAVTVIALVPWSVATVIVLNAVQAPNSAVLCACFLYLVPVCRVIFNRQSK
- a CDS encoding circularly permuted type 2 ATP-grasp protein, with the protein product MHNVLDENDLSSSSSSCHKGTDPIPLVISPEDWSRLEAGVAQRARLFNALAEDIYGDQKLWKEGKLPAALLFANPDFMQVAWKVKPAGGIFVNLSSTDVARLEDGSFVAIADHLQVPEGLGRALENRIGVSRAFPELFRSMRTERLAGFFKKLLDGLNAMHEDINAKGAHGDSGKVVLLAPGPENPRRGEDAMLARYLGIPLVENDDLAVRNLQVYMKTLMGLKKIGTIFRRVEDGMCDPLELRIDSGEGAVGLISTVRAGNVAIGNFLGTGVLETPMFKPFLPEICRELLGEELLLPDVETIWMGNAAEAERVLAEPEKWIFKKAFRDAGSLKEQEVKAYASMTTTAQLALLQTIENSPEQWVAEKSVEVATVSAYRGGSSSNGAADFEPAISLMRLFAVNTAKETSVMPGGLGIFQFIDKNLAQSAAASISKAHILESDVGEKDIWVLSERPVAHFSLLAPADQAITPSRAGGDLPSRAAENLFRLGRDLSASNMMARIARGIAVRLSDESWTEMPELPWILKAGLSDESLARMAQDPENALRYFVLRKDNKNGMQCALAEIHDLAVQIRDRISEDLWLYLNGFGVAEMPAGAGAAALLPYLKAVLSDSAAVAGLAADSMTRGHEWRFLELGRQIECATRTLQLIKNLLSTAPADETTNLRLLQAVLEIGDGLMTYHRRYGGRLQVVPVLDLLLSDESNPRSVAYQVAKLREATAHLPGNDQGEATFSPLDRELMRILTDLRLANMEKLAETVGYNRENLTKLVDEQLEAIERVGEIISRLYLSHAPRAGIFHATTTEVSEV
- a CDS encoding class I SAM-dependent methyltransferase, which encodes MSKFSEYIGSQFGNPRGFVGRICTIIMNVINQAMYKNVVALVKVNAEDNILDVGFGNGYLLQRLYRKQKCHMYGIDISEDMVAAATARNACAAGDGNLYLQEGDCCDLTFEDNFFSAVTSINTIYFWNDTVWGLSEIRRVLKPGATFYNVVYSKEWLDKLSYTKKGFKKFEPEDLIALGNKAGFEDITVKEIVEGRSFVVMYRK
- a CDS encoding transglutaminase family protein; this translates as MPIYQIDHETVYDYCEPVLYSNHLAHMLPRIVGRQNWISHTIEVEPNPTVKQERLDIFGNRVLAFSIEQEHTHFRFKTTGIVDVRGEEPPKEGATMPWEEVAKLLERPNDAETLDASMYAYASPFAGYDESVRNYALESFEPGRPIFDAAKELMTRVYTDCKYTPGATRIGAQPQEILRGRKGVCQDFAHLMIGCLRSLKLPCRYVSGYLRTHPPEGQPKLVGADATHAWASTYIPGYGWVELDPTNNVLGGEEHIILAWGRDFGDVSPLKGVITGGGDHTLKVGVNVDLK
- a CDS encoding alpha-E domain-containing protein, with amino-acid sequence MLSRVANSIYWLARYIERAENVARGIDVNLQLQLDLPGEERPWEPVIQTAGNADEFFKKYAHVSIENALMFLTFDKENPSSIISCVAAARENARCVRERISSELWLAINQFYLKLNEPDMPQQVLASPHTFYRSVKEFSQLTAGIIQGTMNHDVAWNFTHLGTLLERADQTSRILDVKYYILLPDVSMVGMAMDTVQWNAVLKSVGAYEMFHRRNSNVTPHNVAEFLLLTEDFPRSLRYCLEKAEQVLKNIAFPVKSNAESIRMLGKLRSDVAFTTIDEIINDGLHERIEKIQTRLNELGNQIWKDFFC
- the atzF gene encoding allophanate hydrolase, which codes for MAQLDLRISSLRSAYEKGEITPREVVQNLRDAIEKAPKEIWIAKTSKEQLEKYLTALEDVADRARSAAGFKIPADKPLFGIPFAIKDNIDCEGMESTSACPAYAYMPKKSAFVVERLIEAGAIPMGKTNMDQFATGLVGVRSPYGSIPNRYAPEYVSGGSSSGSAAALAYGLCSFSLGTDTAGSGRVPAAFNKLVGVKPTRGLLSTSGVIPACRSLDCVSIFALDNSDARYVLNIAGAEDSEDAYSREAPWNSASDSAGSAARLPENWTFGVPEESELNFFGNEGYKAAFYRAVEAFEKAGGTKVTIHFTPFLEAARLLYEGPWVFERYDAVGKFIEEHPDEIFPVTKEIISPKTTPHPSEVFAGFHALQAKKKIADLEFSKVDVLLTPTAGTIYKTAEVNADPIKLNSNLGYYTNYMNLLDYSALAIPAGMATCKDSSTDTGSIQLPFGVTIVGHAFDDFKLLDVAEKVTPFLSEKIPLAVCGAHLKGEPLHYQLQTADFLGATETAPEYKMYAFKDGNIQKPAMIAGNSSFYVELYALTPEEFGKFAAAIPAPLGIGKIKLSDGRVVPGFIGDGTISVMAFGGAAVDISEFGDWRKYIHK
- a CDS encoding circularly permuted type 2 ATP-grasp protein; the protein is MKFGNYNTEGFYDELCLPDGTPRPAAEPLITRINELPEGELQRRQTVAESAFYDNGITFAVYGNKEGKDKIIPFDVIPRIVSAADWKHLEAGLKQRTEALNCFLTDIYNDRKILRDKVVPESLINTCTAYRPQMEGFVPPKGIWAHITGTDLVRDTDGTFYVLEDNMRCPSGISYVLQNRQILKRTFPQVFSHCSIRPVDEYCTRLRKALEYLAEGVENPRVVVLTPGIYNSAYYEHSYLAQQMGVDLVTGDDLVVQDKKVFARTTRGLKQVHVIYRRVDDEFLDPQVFRPDSCLGVPGLIEAYKAGNVALANAPGCGVADDKAIYTFVPQIIKYYLGEEAIIPNVPTFVCENPKHMQHVIDHIENMVVKAASESGGYGMLVGPKSTKEECEAFKQKIIANPRNYIAQPMISLSRVPCIVDGGFEGRHVDLRPYIVQGKETYILPGGLTRVALRKGSIVVNSSQGGGCKDTWVIAENEKAPELGQARQWMEQQQQQQ